In the Chroococcidiopsis sp. SAG 2025 genome, one interval contains:
- a CDS encoding secondary thiamine-phosphate synthase enzyme YjbQ, producing the protein MHQHILRLSTAGKSFTNITAKVEAIVAQSGVETGLCNLFLRHTSASLVIQENADPDVLQDLANFMAKLVPESANYIHNAEGADDMPAHIRTALTHTSEQIPISRGQLLLGTWQGIYIWEHRQRSHIRELVVHIA; encoded by the coding sequence ATGCATCAACATATTCTCAGACTTTCTACCGCAGGTAAATCTTTTACTAACATCACCGCTAAAGTTGAAGCAATTGTGGCTCAATCCGGTGTAGAAACTGGACTATGCAATTTATTTTTACGCCATACTTCTGCAAGTTTAGTGATTCAAGAAAATGCCGATCCTGATGTACTGCAAGATTTAGCAAACTTCATGGCAAAACTCGTACCAGAATCAGCAAACTACATCCACAATGCTGAAGGTGCAGATGATATGCCCGCCCATATTCGCACAGCCCTAACTCACACTTCCGAACAAATTCCCATTTCTAGAGGACAATTATTATTAGGAACCTGGCAGGGAATTTACATCTGGGAACACCGTCAGCGCAGCCATATTAGAGAACTTGTCGTTCATATTGCTTAA
- a CDS encoding GTP cyclohydrolase II, whose translation MQERKSSPRHIILTSHPSNFGSQPIPIRWGDKDPMQRGPVVATLANPTHRNAIGTHSGGYAVYRALAVASGVLQADHRADLTNTSPVEHIGPHPSWYDPEKIVSLDPFGAMVGEAFASYYQEGYDIRPTIAITKAHVYLPELQAAVEKGRLAIDGKLLKSKGDVVVTKAAIEPVWYLPGIAKRFQISEADLRRALFEQTGGMFPELVTRSDLEVFLPPIGGVTVYIFGDLAAITDPNRPLAVRVHDECNGSDVFGSDICTCRPYLVHGIEVCIQTAQEGGAGVIVYCRKEGRALGEVTKFLVYNARKRQEGGDRADAYFARTECVAGVQDMRFQELMPDVLHWLGITRIERLVSMSNMKYEAITNSGIEVVERVPIPEDLIPQDAQVEIEAKKAAGYYTPGAVLDPLGLAEIKGREME comes from the coding sequence ATGCAAGAGCGAAAAAGTAGTCCCAGGCATATTATTCTGACTTCTCACCCGAGCAATTTTGGTTCGCAACCTATTCCGATTCGCTGGGGAGACAAAGACCCAATGCAACGGGGTCCGGTCGTGGCTACCCTCGCTAACCCAACTCACAGAAATGCGATCGGGACTCATTCAGGAGGTTATGCTGTCTATCGCGCTCTAGCTGTAGCAAGCGGGGTATTGCAAGCAGATCACCGTGCCGATTTAACGAATACTTCGCCGGTCGAACATATTGGTCCTCATCCAAGTTGGTACGACCCGGAGAAAATAGTTTCGCTCGATCCGTTTGGGGCAATGGTAGGCGAGGCGTTTGCGTCTTATTACCAGGAAGGATACGATATCAGACCGACGATCGCAATTACCAAGGCACACGTTTATCTTCCAGAATTACAAGCAGCGGTGGAAAAAGGGCGGTTGGCGATCGATGGCAAGCTGCTCAAATCTAAAGGCGATGTCGTCGTCACCAAAGCAGCGATCGAGCCTGTATGGTATTTACCAGGCATTGCCAAACGCTTTCAAATTTCGGAAGCAGACTTGCGCCGTGCCTTGTTCGAGCAAACGGGGGGGATGTTCCCAGAATTAGTGACGCGATCGGATTTAGAAGTATTTCTGCCACCAATTGGCGGAGTCACAGTATATATATTTGGCGATTTGGCAGCAATTACCGATCCCAATCGACCCTTGGCAGTGCGGGTTCACGATGAATGCAATGGTTCCGATGTTTTTGGCAGCGATATTTGTACCTGTCGTCCTTATTTAGTGCATGGAATTGAAGTTTGCATCCAAACAGCACAGGAGGGGGGTGCGGGAGTCATTGTCTACTGTCGGAAAGAAGGTCGGGCATTGGGAGAAGTGACGAAATTTTTAGTTTACAATGCCCGCAAGCGTCAAGAAGGAGGCGATCGCGCTGACGCGTACTTCGCCCGTACGGAATGCGTTGCTGGGGTGCAAGATATGCGTTTTCAAGAGTTAATGCCAGATGTATTGCATTGGTTGGGCATTACTCGAATCGAGCGTTTGGTATCGATGAGTAACATGAAATATGAAGCCATCACCAACTCAGGTATTGAAGTTGTCGAACGAGTGCCAATTCCCGAGGATTTGATTCCCCAAGACGCACAGGTGGAAATTGAGGCGAAAAAAGCCGCTGGCTATTACACTCCTGGCGCGGTACTAGATCCGTTAGGATTGGCAGAAATTAAAGGTAGAGAAATGGAATGA
- a CDS encoding ABC transporter permease, which yields MQRKKSPQRSKKRSLSANVIAPVLVGILALVLWDMFVRVTGMPPYLLPGPLLVLQTLIADWNDLFSALLVTLQITVVAFVTAAVSGLLISVLFTQSKWIERSFYPYAVILQTTPIVAIAPLIIIWLKNNTFAALVVCAWIVAFFPIVSNTTLGLNSVDRNSIDLFRLYKASRWQTLLHLRLPAALPYFLGGLRISGGLALIGAVVAEFVAGTGGTRSGIAYSILISSYNLQIPRMFAALFLTTSLGVIIFVGLSALSDWLLRHWHESAIKEDW from the coding sequence ATGCAACGCAAAAAATCTCCTCAGCGCAGTAAAAAGCGATCGCTTTCCGCTAATGTTATCGCACCAGTTTTGGTGGGGATACTGGCTTTGGTATTGTGGGATATGTTTGTCAGAGTGACAGGGATGCCTCCCTACTTGCTTCCTGGTCCGTTGTTGGTATTGCAAACTCTCATTGCCGACTGGAACGATCTCTTCTCGGCTTTACTAGTGACGCTGCAAATTACCGTGGTGGCGTTTGTCACCGCCGCAGTTTCTGGCTTACTGATTTCGGTGTTATTTACTCAGAGTAAATGGATCGAACGCAGCTTTTATCCCTATGCCGTGATTTTACAGACAACTCCCATTGTCGCGATCGCGCCTTTAATTATTATCTGGTTGAAAAACAATACCTTTGCCGCTTTAGTTGTCTGTGCTTGGATCGTGGCTTTTTTCCCCATCGTCTCCAACACAACTTTAGGACTCAATAGCGTAGACCGCAACTCGATCGATCTATTCCGACTCTACAAAGCCTCCCGTTGGCAAACTCTGCTGCATCTCCGCCTACCTGCGGCGTTACCCTACTTCTTGGGTGGCTTGCGAATTAGTGGTGGTTTAGCCTTAATTGGTGCAGTAGTAGCCGAATTTGTCGCGGGAACAGGAGGCACGCGATCGGGAATTGCCTATAGTATTCTGATCTCTAGCTACAACCTACAAATCCCTCGGATGTTCGCCGCGCTATTTTTGACTACAAGTCTAGGCGTTATCATTTTTGTGGGCTTAAGTGCCTTATCCGACTGGCTACTCCGTCACTGGCACGAAAGCGCAATAAAAGAAGATTGGTAG
- a CDS encoding ABC transporter ATP-binding protein, whose protein sequence is MIVLNHISKVYSNGTVALQDMNLAIAQSQFVSLVGPSGCGKSTVLRLVAGLSKKSSGTIEWGVNREVKKLAYVFQDPTLLPWANVTENVRLPLKLAKMSQRATAKRVQEAIELVGLSGFERSYPRELSGGMKMRVSIARALVTQPNVLLMDEPFGALDEITRSKLNSDLLNLWQQQRWTVMFVTHNIYEAVYLSNRVIVMAARPGRAIADIAIEAPYPRTEAFRTSSLYNKYCREVSEQLSVVSDRLYV, encoded by the coding sequence ATGATCGTCCTCAATCATATTAGTAAAGTCTATAGCAACGGCACTGTAGCCTTGCAAGATATGAATTTGGCGATCGCCCAATCGCAGTTTGTTAGCTTGGTCGGTCCCTCTGGCTGTGGTAAGAGTACGGTACTGCGCCTCGTTGCCGGACTGAGTAAAAAGAGTTCTGGGACAATTGAGTGGGGGGTGAATCGCGAAGTTAAAAAACTTGCCTATGTCTTTCAAGATCCAACTTTGTTGCCTTGGGCAAACGTGACGGAAAATGTCCGCTTACCGCTCAAACTGGCAAAAATGTCACAACGGGCTACAGCAAAAAGAGTACAGGAAGCCATAGAGTTAGTTGGGTTGTCAGGCTTCGAGCGCAGTTACCCCCGCGAACTGTCGGGTGGAATGAAAATGCGGGTATCTATTGCTAGAGCCTTAGTCACTCAGCCAAATGTTTTGTTGATGGACGAACCTTTCGGGGCGTTGGATGAAATTACCCGCAGCAAGTTAAATAGCGACTTACTCAATCTGTGGCAACAACAACGATGGACGGTAATGTTTGTCACTCATAACATTTACGAAGCAGTATACCTATCAAATCGTGTCATTGTGATGGCGGCTCGTCCTGGTCGAGCGATCGCCGATATTGCGATCGAGGCTCCCTACCCCCGCACCGAAGCATTTCGCACCTCATCTTTGTACAACAAATACTGCCGAGAAGTTTCAGAACAGTTATCAGTTGTTAGCGATCGGTTATATGTGTAG
- a CDS encoding FAD-dependent oxidoreductase: MESQNPKVVVIGAGWAGLGATYRLAKQGYNVTLLEAGAYPGGLVAGWKTPGGRSVEAGIHGFWYPYSNIFSLVRELRINPFTPFTRSSQYSPAGLEVESPIFQDLPRLPTPLGTFLYTQFKRLPLSDRLSALPLLYAVVDFDNSDAAWQRYDKVTARELFKDFGISARLYRGSFEPMLLVGLFAPGEQCSAAAALGMLYYFILAHQPDFDVVWCRGTVGEKIFRPWVEKIEQAGGKILPNRRVSDILLDSEGLAKAVVCGDEVFEADAVIFAVGVSGMQKIVSGSSSLQSRKEFRHLMNLGAVDVLATRLWCDRKIHIPRPSNACFGFDATTGWTFFDLNALHDEYRDVPETVIEADFYHANQLLPMSDEEIVQMVQDYLATCIPAFRAAKICDRSVIRLSKAVTHFAPGSYQNMLPAKTSIDNIFMSDWIITRHGSWSQEKAYVTGLEAANLVIERFRQGTKAEIIPVEVDEPHIQIMRSLNGNLRNLGNIFPQFWLP; the protein is encoded by the coding sequence ATGGAATCACAGAATCCGAAAGTCGTCGTTATTGGTGCTGGCTGGGCTGGATTAGGAGCTACATATCGCCTAGCAAAACAAGGGTACAATGTGACGTTGTTAGAAGCAGGTGCTTATCCTGGGGGTTTGGTTGCGGGTTGGAAAACTCCAGGCGGGCGATCGGTAGAAGCAGGAATTCACGGTTTCTGGTATCCTTACAGCAATATCTTTTCTTTGGTACGGGAACTAAGAATTAATCCTTTTACACCTTTTACCCGTTCTTCCCAATATTCCCCTGCTGGGTTAGAGGTAGAGTCGCCAATTTTTCAAGACTTACCGCGCCTTCCTACACCACTGGGAACTTTTCTCTACACCCAGTTCAAACGATTACCTTTAAGCGATCGCCTTAGTGCATTACCATTACTCTATGCTGTAGTTGATTTTGATAATAGCGATGCGGCTTGGCAGCGTTACGATAAAGTTACAGCCCGCGAACTATTCAAAGATTTCGGCATATCGGCGAGACTCTACCGCGGCTCATTTGAACCGATGCTATTGGTAGGGTTATTTGCACCAGGCGAACAGTGTTCTGCGGCTGCGGCTTTGGGAATGTTGTATTATTTCATTTTGGCGCATCAACCAGATTTTGACGTGGTTTGGTGTCGGGGTACGGTAGGGGAAAAGATTTTTCGTCCTTGGGTAGAAAAAATCGAACAGGCGGGAGGAAAAATTCTGCCTAATCGTCGCGTCAGCGATATTCTCCTCGATAGTGAAGGTTTGGCAAAAGCTGTAGTTTGTGGGGATGAAGTTTTCGAGGCGGATGCTGTCATCTTTGCGGTAGGAGTCAGCGGAATGCAGAAGATTGTTAGCGGTAGTTCTAGTTTGCAAAGCCGCAAAGAATTTCGCCATTTGATGAATTTGGGTGCGGTTGACGTGTTAGCAACTCGGCTATGGTGCGATCGCAAAATTCACATTCCCCGTCCTTCTAATGCTTGTTTCGGGTTTGATGCTACCACAGGTTGGACGTTTTTCGATCTCAATGCTTTACACGATGAATACCGCGATGTACCGGAAACAGTCATTGAAGCAGATTTCTATCATGCTAACCAACTGTTACCGATGAGCGATGAAGAAATTGTTCAGATGGTGCAAGATTATTTAGCAACTTGCATACCAGCATTTCGAGCAGCTAAAATTTGCGATCGCAGTGTAATTCGTTTATCTAAAGCCGTAACTCATTTTGCTCCTGGCAGCTATCAAAATATGTTGCCAGCCAAGACGAGTATAGATAATATATTTATGAGCGATTGGATTATCACCCGCCACGGTTCATGGTCGCAAGAAAAAGCCTACGTCACTGGTTTAGAAGCAGCAAATTTAGTGATAGAAAGATTTCGTCAGGGGACGAAAGCCGAAATTATTCCTGTTGAGGTAGACGAACCGCATATACAAATAATGCGATCGCTTAACGGGAATTTACGGAATTTAGGCAATATCTTTCCTCAATTTTGGCTACCATAA
- a CDS encoding aminotransferase class V-fold PLP-dependent enzyme, which produces MTSISAAQTRTQQHRQQFPALANKSYFNYGGQGPMPQAAIDAIIASHEYIQLNGPFSSQVNAWITQETEKTRQAIATELNAPPETITLTEDVTVGCNIALWGIDWQAKDRILLSDCEHPGVIATTQEIARRFGVEVSTCPLMATLNQGDPAAVIAQHLTPRTRLVVISHILWNTGQVLPVDKIVEVCRQHQGDRPVQILVDAAQSVGLLPLNLTQLGADFYAFTGHKWMCGPAGVGGLYVRPEALLGTDNCPPLQPTFIGWRSIVMDSTGQPQAWQPDGRRYEVATSAFPQYAGLKAAIATHQQWGTAEERYQQICQLSQYLWQRLNELSDIICLRHAPPQAGLVSFQLKNRSSLHAKLVQFLESNRLMTRTLVDPSCIRACVHYFTLPSEIDRLIEGIERFCQQS; this is translated from the coding sequence ATGACGAGCATCTCTGCGGCACAAACCCGAACTCAACAACATCGCCAGCAATTTCCCGCCCTGGCAAATAAATCTTATTTTAACTATGGGGGGCAAGGACCGATGCCCCAAGCAGCCATAGACGCAATTATTGCTTCTCACGAATACATTCAACTTAACGGTCCCTTCTCCTCTCAAGTTAACGCTTGGATTACTCAAGAAACCGAGAAAACCAGACAGGCAATTGCCACCGAACTAAACGCCCCGCCCGAAACCATTACCCTCACCGAAGACGTAACCGTAGGCTGTAATATTGCCCTGTGGGGAATTGACTGGCAAGCAAAAGATCGTATCTTACTCTCAGACTGCGAACACCCGGGAGTTATCGCCACCACCCAAGAAATTGCTCGACGATTCGGCGTAGAAGTTTCCACCTGTCCCCTGATGGCGACGCTGAACCAAGGAGATCCAGCCGCAGTCATCGCCCAACACCTCACACCCCGCACCCGCCTAGTTGTCATCAGTCACATCCTCTGGAATACGGGTCAAGTCTTGCCAGTTGACAAAATTGTAGAAGTATGCAGACAGCATCAAGGCGATCGCCCCGTGCAAATTCTGGTCGATGCAGCGCAATCTGTCGGTTTGTTGCCGTTAAATTTGACTCAATTAGGGGCAGATTTCTACGCCTTCACGGGTCATAAATGGATGTGCGGACCCGCCGGAGTCGGTGGTTTATACGTCCGTCCAGAAGCACTTCTTGGCACGGATAACTGCCCTCCCTTACAGCCTACCTTCATCGGCTGGCGAAGCATAGTTATGGATAGTACGGGACAGCCCCAAGCATGGCAACCAGACGGCAGACGTTATGAAGTCGCCACATCAGCCTTTCCACAGTATGCAGGATTGAAAGCCGCGATCGCCACCCACCAGCAATGGGGAACCGCCGAGGAACGCTATCAACAAATTTGCCAACTCAGCCAATATCTTTGGCAACGTCTGAACGAATTATCAGATATTATTTGCCTGCGTCACGCCCCACCCCAAGCCGGACTCGTCTCCTTTCAACTCAAAAATCGATCTTCCCTTCATGCAAAATTAGTCCAATTTCTCGAATCAAATCGCTTGATGACACGCACCCTCGTCGATCCAAGCTGCATCAGGGCTTGCGTCCACTATTTTACTCTCCCCTCCGAGATCGATCGCCTAATTGAAGGGATCGAAAGATTTTGCCAGCAAAGCTAA
- a CDS encoding glycosyl transferase, which produces MEKSRPTIYIAITNHGFGHATRTASLAAKIQQLCPDILLIMVTTAPRWLLESYIEGDFIYRPRAFDLGVIQSDSLTMNKAATLEKLQQIRKQERSIIASEVNFIRQNRVNLILADIPPLAVAIAHAAGIPCYMSSNFGWDFIYRDWGGEFVEIADWMGKHYAQCDRLFRLPFHEPMSAFPQITDVGLTGGSPRHAIDTLRSNWGISTPVEKTILLTFGGLGLQQIPFANLQLFPDWQFLTFDVTAPNLPNLIKITDQKLRPVDFMPLCGRVISKPGYGTFAEAVGVGIPIVTLTREDFAEAKFLVDGIANYSYHQILNTEEFFQSHWEFLHQPPQPPRQSQPIAKDGNEAIAKAILEVVSRKS; this is translated from the coding sequence ATGGAAAAATCTAGACCCACAATATATATAGCCATCACCAACCACGGATTCGGACATGCTACCCGCACCGCCTCACTTGCAGCGAAGATCCAGCAGCTGTGTCCCGATATCTTACTCATCATGGTGACAACCGCACCCCGATGGTTGCTGGAATCATACATAGAAGGAGATTTTATTTATCGTCCCCGCGCCTTCGATTTAGGTGTAATACAGTCGGATAGCCTAACGATGAACAAAGCCGCCACGTTAGAAAAGCTACAGCAAATCCGCAAACAAGAACGCTCGATAATTGCCTCAGAAGTTAACTTTATCCGTCAAAATCGCGTCAATCTGATCCTTGCCGATATCCCTCCTTTGGCAGTAGCGATCGCCCATGCCGCAGGTATTCCTTGTTATATGAGTAGTAACTTTGGATGGGACTTCATTTATCGCGACTGGGGAGGTGAATTTGTCGAAATTGCCGATTGGATGGGCAAGCATTACGCGCAATGCGATCGCCTGTTTCGGTTGCCTTTCCACGAACCGATGAGCGCTTTTCCCCAGATTACCGATGTCGGTTTAACTGGTGGTTCGCCCCGCCATGCGATCGACACGCTACGATCTAATTGGGGTATCAGTACCCCAGTCGAGAAGACTATTTTGCTCACTTTTGGTGGTTTAGGTCTACAACAAATTCCGTTTGCAAATCTCCAACTTTTCCCCGATTGGCAATTCCTCACTTTTGATGTTACAGCTCCAAACTTACCAAATTTAATCAAAATTACTGACCAAAAGTTACGTCCAGTTGATTTTATGCCCCTCTGTGGCAGAGTTATTTCTAAACCAGGTTACGGTACTTTTGCTGAAGCAGTTGGCGTGGGAATTCCTATAGTTACCCTGACTCGTGAAGACTTTGCCGAAGCTAAATTTTTAGTTGATGGAATTGCGAATTACTCTTACCATCAAATTCTCAACACAGAAGAATTCTTTCAAAGTCACTGGGAATTTCTCCACCAACCTCCACAACCGCCTCGACAATCTCAACCTATAGCAAAAGACGGCAACGAAGCGATCGCCAAAGCCATACTTGAAGTCGTAAGTCGTAAGTCATAA
- a CDS encoding VOC family protein — protein sequence MTLGTLNHLCLTVKSLEQSEPFSDTILGFMGYQQVEKNDLYIMWWLQDAGAIEITVANLDSPNKFHDRYSPGFHHLAFNADSREQVDSLYKLIQDIGATVLDPPAEYQYLPGYYAVFFADPDGLQLELVHMPNLPE from the coding sequence ATGACTCTTGGGACGTTGAACCACCTCTGCCTCACAGTCAAAAGTTTAGAACAATCCGAACCTTTTTCCGATACGATTTTAGGATTCATGGGCTACCAGCAAGTAGAAAAAAACGATCTGTACATTATGTGGTGGTTGCAGGATGCTGGAGCGATTGAAATTACTGTTGCTAACCTAGATTCTCCCAACAAATTTCACGATCGCTACTCCCCAGGATTTCACCATCTAGCGTTTAATGCTGATAGTCGGGAACAAGTAGATAGTTTGTACAAATTAATTCAAGACATTGGCGCGACAGTCCTCGATCCTCCTGCAGAATATCAATATTTACCTGGTTACTACGCTGTTTTCTTTGCCGATCCCGATGGACTTCAATTGGAATTAGTGCATATGCCAAATTTACCTGAGTAG
- a CDS encoding IS5 family transposase (programmed frameshift) — protein MSRKAYKSDLTDREWQIIEPLIPPVRPGGHPRTVDMREVVNAIFYLLKTGCAWEMLPHDFPPYSTVYYYFRRWQKRGIWQQINLALREQVRMKLGKSHQATAAIVDSQSVKTTRKKGEVSGFDGGKLVKGRKRHVVVDPQGLLMGVVITEANASERLGAIVALLEECYNSKSLELIWADSGYSGENFAQAVMVVCGAEVEIVKRITDGFEVLPRRWVVERTFGWLGRYRRLSKDYELLPEISESMVYAAMVRLMLRRLAA, from the exons ATGAGTAGAAAAGCTTACAAAAGTGATTTAACCGATCGAGAATGGCAAATCATTGAACCATTAATTCCACCTGTAAGACCAGGAGGACATCCACGTACTGTGGATATGCGTGAGGTAGTAAATGCCATCTTTTATTTGCTGAAAACTGGCTGTGCTTGGGAGATGCTACCACATGACTTCCCACCCTATTCAACGGTTTATTATTACTTTCGGCGTTGGCAAAAACGAGGAATTTGGCAGCAGATAAATCTTGCCTTACGTGAACAAGTACGGATGAAGCTGGGCAAATCTCATCAAGCTACTGCTGCAATTGTGGATAGCCAGTCCGTAAAAACGAC ACGGAAAAAAGGGGAAGTATCCGGCTTTGATGGCGGCAAGCTAGTTAAAGGTCGCAAACGCCATGTCGTAGTAGATCCTCAAGGACTACTAATGGGTGTAGTAATCACCGAAGCTAATGCTTCAGAACGATTAGGAGCAATAGTGGCATTGCTAGAAGAGTGCTATAACTCTAAGTCTTTAGAGCTAATTTGGGCAGATAGTGGCTACAGTGGAGAGAATTTTGCACAAGCTGTAATGGTAGTCTGCGGTGCAGAAGTAGAAATAGTTAAGCGGATTACAGATGGGTTTGAAGTTTTGCCCAGAAGATGGGTAGTTGAACGAACTTTTGGCTGGCTAGGACGCTATCGACGACTAAGTAAGGATTATGAACTCCTACCGGAAATAAGTGAATCTATGGTCTACGCTGCTATGGTACGGCTGATGCTGAGACGACTAGCTGCTTGA
- a CDS encoding antibiotic biosynthesis monooxygenase family protein gives MIQIVRTNAITVGLDLYSVAPRHQDALVEAIVQQQIESWLSSNFLQSASVHKSLDGVRVFTYSQWMPKFDYRNLSRPTVFTEFFPPDSRLLEVFASQPLSQEVSISAGDRITHLAEFRMIPANQQEMMRRASSELNRAINNSPGLISATFHRSLDGTRVFNYGQWENQEAFEAILKQPGFNPDEPYWAGIARNEFYLYQVVHAYEK, from the coding sequence ATGATTCAAATCGTTCGCACCAACGCCATTACTGTCGGGTTAGATCTTTACAGCGTTGCTCCAAGGCATCAAGATGCTTTAGTAGAAGCGATTGTACAGCAACAGATTGAATCTTGGTTATCTAGCAATTTCTTACAATCTGCTAGCGTTCATAAGAGTTTAGATGGCGTTCGTGTCTTTACCTACAGTCAGTGGATGCCTAAGTTTGATTATCGCAATTTATCGCGCCCAACTGTTTTTACCGAATTTTTTCCTCCTGATTCTCGTTTACTCGAAGTATTCGCCAGTCAACCACTATCTCAAGAAGTTTCGATTAGTGCAGGCGATCGCATCACTCATTTAGCAGAGTTTAGAATGATTCCTGCTAATCAGCAAGAAATGATGAGACGCGCATCATCTGAACTCAATCGCGCTATCAATAATTCACCGGGTTTGATTTCGGCTACTTTTCATCGTAGTCTAGATGGTACGAGAGTTTTCAATTACGGACAATGGGAAAATCAAGAAGCATTTGAAGCTATTTTGAAGCAGCCTGGATTTAATCCTGATGAGCCTTATTGGGCTGGAATTGCTCGTAACGAATTCTATCTCTATCAAGTCGTTCATGCATACGAGAAATAG
- a CDS encoding AraC family transcriptional regulator encodes MTSKLFVSTFYESANVEIIPQFKLRDPLIQQIGLALKSELELEGLSDRLYAESMANALAVHLLKRYSLRKYKVHERVVGLSKLEIKQVIDYIHDNLEQNLTLLEIAAVIQTSPYHFARLFKKSLGITPHQYVISKRIERAKQLLEEHNSIVRVAEKVGFQSQSHFTKMFRKYTGMTPQTYKKLL; translated from the coding sequence ATGACCTCTAAGCTTTTCGTATCTACTTTTTATGAATCAGCAAATGTTGAAATTATCCCACAGTTTAAACTTCGCGATCCACTCATTCAACAAATTGGTTTAGCACTCAAATCGGAATTGGAACTAGAGGGATTAAGCGATCGACTCTATGCAGAATCAATGGCAAATGCATTAGCAGTGCATCTTCTAAAACGTTATTCATTACGAAAATATAAAGTTCACGAGCGCGTCGTTGGTTTATCGAAATTGGAAATTAAACAGGTGATTGACTACATTCACGATAATTTGGAGCAAAATCTGACTTTATTAGAGATAGCTGCCGTCATTCAAACTAGTCCCTACCACTTTGCTCGTTTGTTTAAGAAATCTCTAGGAATTACACCCCACCAGTATGTAATTAGCAAACGCATTGAGAGAGCAAAACAATTGCTAGAAGAACATAACTCTATTGTTCGTGTTGCAGAAAAGGTTGGATTTCAAAGCCAAAGCCACTTTACCAAGATGTTTCGCAAGTATACAGGGATGACTCCCCAAACTTATAAAAAATTGCTGTAA
- a CDS encoding tetratricopeptide repeat protein has product MNESSIQSFLEDLKHPDEDVRQAATEALWQAWFYQKGDYGWECIQRSQVLLSAGKVSQAEAVLTELIRDQPDFAEAWNRRAILYYFTAQYEKALVDCQTVVQLNSMHFGAWHGMGLCQMALANYSAAIRAFRQALKIQPYAIDNQRSILECTAKL; this is encoded by the coding sequence ATGAATGAGTCATCTATTCAATCTTTTCTAGAAGACCTGAAGCATCCTGATGAAGATGTGCGTCAAGCAGCAACAGAAGCATTGTGGCAAGCTTGGTTTTATCAAAAAGGGGACTACGGCTGGGAATGCATTCAACGTTCTCAAGTTCTTCTTTCGGCTGGAAAAGTGTCGCAAGCAGAAGCAGTCCTGACAGAACTGATTCGAGACCAGCCAGATTTTGCTGAAGCTTGGAATCGCCGAGCTATTTTATACTACTTCACTGCTCAATATGAAAAAGCACTAGTAGACTGTCAGACGGTCGTTCAACTCAACTCAATGCATTTTGGTGCTTGGCACGGTATGGGTTTATGTCAGATGGCACTGGCAAATTATTCAGCTGCAATTCGCGCTTTTCGTCAAGCATTGAAGATTCAGCCCTATGCCATAGACAATCAAAGGTCGATCTTGGAATGTACGGCAAAGTTGTGA